From one Acinonyx jubatus isolate Ajub_Pintada_27869175 chromosome B1, VMU_Ajub_asm_v1.0, whole genome shotgun sequence genomic stretch:
- the ADRA2C gene encoding alpha-2C adrenergic receptor, which yields MASPALAAALAAAATAAAGPNASGAGEGGSGGAANASGAAPGAAWGPPPGQYSAGAVAGLAAVVGFLIVFTVVGNVLVVIAVLTSRALRAPQNLFLVSLASADILVATLVMPFSLANELMAYWYFGQVWCGVYLALDVLFCTSSIVHLCAISLDRYWSVTQAVEYNLKRTPRRVKATIVAVWLISAVISFPPLVSLYRQPDSAAYPQCGLNDETWYILSSCIGSFFAPCLIMGLVYARIYRVAKLRTRTLSEKRAPAGPDGASPTTENGLGAAAGAGENGHCAPPRRPCADVDPEESSAAAERRRRRCALRRGGRRRRAGGEGGAGGTGGAEGPAPGPGATDSGTLAAARSPGPGGRLSRASSRSVEFFLSRRRRARSSVCRRKVAQAREKRFTFVLAVVMGVFVLCWFPFFFSYSLYGICREACQVPDPLFKFFFWIGYCNSSLNPVIYTVFNQDFRRSFKHILFRRRRRGFRQ from the coding sequence ATGGCGTCCCCGGCGCTGGCGGCGGcgctggcggcggcggcgacggcggcggcgggCCCCAACGCGAGCGGCGCCGGCGAGGGGGGCAGCGGCGGGGCCGCCAACGCCTCGGGCGCCGCGCCGGGGGCCGCCTGGGGGCCGCCCCCGGGCCAGTACTCGGCGGGCGCCGTGGCGGGGCTGGCGGCCGTGGTGGGCTTCCTCATCGTCTTCACCGTGGTGGGCAACGTGCTGGTGGTGATCGCCGTGCTGACCAGCCGGGCGCTGCGGGCGCCGCAGAACCTCTTCCTGGTGTCGCTGGCCTCGGCCGACATCCTGGTGGCCACGCTGGTCATGCCCTTCTCGCTGGCCAACGAGCTCATGGCCTACTGGTACTTCGGGCAGGTGTGGTGCGGCGTGTACCTGGCACTCGACGTGCTCTTCTGCACCTCGTCCATCGTGCACCTGTGCGCCATCAGCCTGGACCGCTACTGGTCGGTGACGCAGGCCGTCGAGTACAACCTGAAGCGCACACCGCGCCGCGTCAAGGCGACCATCGTGGCCGTGTGGCTCATCTCGGCTGTCATCTCCTTCCCCCCGCTCGTCTCGCTCTACCGCCAGCCCGACAGTGCCGCCTACCCGCAGTGCGGCCTCAACGACGAGACGTGGTACATCCTGTCCTCTTGCATCGGCTCCTTCTTCGCGCCCTGCCTCATCATGGGCCTGGTCTACGCGCGCATCTACCGCGTGGCCAAGCTGCGCACGCGCACGCTCAGCGAGAAGCGCGCGCCCGCGGGCCCCGACGGCGCGTCCCCGACCACGGAGAACGGGCTGGGTGCGGCAGCGGGAGCGGGCGAGAACGGGCACTGCGCGCCCCCGCGCCGCCCGTGCGCCGACGTGGATCCGGAGGAGAGCAGCGCGGCGGCCGAGCGGCGGCGGCGCCGGTGTGCCCtgcggcggggcgggcggcggcggcgcgcgggCGGCGAGGGGGGCGCGGGCGGCACGGGCGGCGCTGAGGGGCCGGCGCCGGGGCCAGGAGCGACCGATTCGGGCACGCTGGCTGCCGCGAGGTCCCCGGGGCCCGGCGGGCGCCTGTCGCGCGCCAGCTCACGCTCCGTCGAGTTCTTTCTGTCGCGCCGGCGCCGGGCGCGCAGCAGCGTGTGCCGCCGCAAGGTGGCCCAGGCGCGCGAGAAGCGCTTCACCTTCGTGCTGGCGGTGGTCATGGGCGTGTTCGTGCTCTGCTGGTTCCCCTTCTTCTTCAGCTACAGCCTGTACGGCATCTGCCGCGAGGCCTGCCAGGTGCCCGACCCGCTCTTCAAGTTCTTTTTCTGGATCGGCTACTGCAACAGCTCGCTCAACCCGGTCATCTACACCGTCTTTAACCAGGACTTCCGGCGTTCATTCAAGCACATCCTCTTCCGACGGAGGCGAAGGGGCTTCAGGCAGTGA